A genomic segment from uncultured Methanobrevibacter sp. encodes:
- a CDS encoding DUF2193 domain-containing protein, with amino-acid sequence MKELYEKMINESVAALQADIDVISKNRYNDFKIVDAKPYADAVAGMTCADGQAESVIDLHKKSVESHYKVLTSVAETIRPEDDPFIEHYQTPPVLEILCEEDGEFADSMDVFIKAIADNEALIAKESIRRYGGFYGPTCVVDFALMPGSTSNVVNQILQTIDIPVMHKQAILSAKSWGMNTSYGVGDAFANAIEAGATAAEATQKEIEALQMIYKEPVEAQGKLMDDAGHSSFDVRKFMLGYKKEMTSVVKAAMDDGVHYGNIVTVPAYCVGDIGHHIGQASYNMCKDDVILAVIQATAKVMEASLKANVDNFKTPYNVLSLATGSTACAAEYILELDGFNAPMVVDLLTKRFHNFVQQYPTRGAAAELHNCDFMDMIYRGYTSINNARKARSSQKIDLVPKAAGFDVDLSAIAENEVLMNPQRYTYPACGITVRFSSLMRLADYPCLLTPEPVTATMMTNIIALNKEVPGSPVRGCKNCAACMIDAKHEYCQWKESV; translated from the coding sequence ATGAAAGAATTATATGAAAAAATGATTAATGAATCAGTAGCTGCACTTCAAGCAGATATTGATGTAATTTCTAAAAATAGATACAATGACTTCAAGATTGTTGATGCAAAACCTTATGCAGATGCTGTAGCAGGCATGACCTGTGCAGATGGACAAGCAGAATCTGTAATTGACTTGCACAAGAAATCTGTAGAAAGCCATTACAAAGTATTGACTTCTGTTGCTGAAACAATCAGACCGGAAGACGATCCATTTATTGAACATTACCAAACTCCTCCTGTACTTGAAATCTTATGTGAGGAAGATGGTGAATTTGCAGATAGCATGGATGTTTTCATTAAGGCCATTGCTGACAATGAAGCATTGATTGCAAAAGAATCCATTCGTCGTTATGGCGGATTCTATGGTCCTACCTGTGTAGTGGACTTTGCATTGATGCCTGGTAGTACCTCTAATGTAGTAAACCAAATCTTGCAAACCATTGACATTCCTGTAATGCACAAGCAAGCTATTTTATCTGCAAAATCCTGGGGTATGAACACTTCCTATGGTGTTGGAGATGCATTTGCAAACGCTATTGAAGCTGGCGCAACTGCTGCTGAAGCAACTCAAAAAGAAATTGAAGCATTGCAAATGATTTACAAAGAGCCTGTAGAAGCTCAAGGAAAATTAATGGACGATGCAGGTCACTCCTCATTTGATGTAAGAAAATTCATGTTAGGATACAAAAAGGAAATGACTTCTGTTGTAAAAGCTGCAATGGATGATGGCGTACACTACGGTAACATTGTAACCGTGCCAGCATACTGTGTTGGAGATATTGGTCACCACATTGGTCAAGCAAGCTACAACATGTGTAAGGATGACGTAATCTTAGCAGTTATTCAAGCAACTGCAAAAGTAATGGAAGCTTCCTTAAAAGCTAATGTTGACAACTTCAAAACCCCTTACAATGTCTTGTCATTAGCAACCGGTTCAACTGCATGTGCTGCTGAATACATTCTTGAATTAGATGGATTCAATGCACCTATGGTTGTAGACTTATTAACCAAAAGATTCCACAACTTCGTACAACAATACCCTACCAGAGGAGCAGCTGCAGAATTGCACAACTGTGACTTTATGGACATGATCTATAGAGGTTACACTTCAATCAACAATGCTAGAAAAGCTAGAAGCAGTCAAAAAATTGACCTTGTGCCTAAAGCTGCTGGATTTGACGTTGACTTAAGTGCTATTGCTGAAAATGAAGTACTTATGAATCCACAAAGATACACTTACCCTGCTTGTGGAATTACAGTAAGATTCTCTTCATTAATGAGACTTGCAGACTACCCTTGCTTACTTACTCCTGAACCTGTAACCGCTACCATGATGACTAACATCATTGCACTTAACAAGGAAGTTCCTGGTTCCCCTGTAAGAGGATGTAAGAACTGTGCTGCATGTATGATTGATGCAAAACACGAATACTGTCAATGGAAAGAATCTGTATAA
- the metK gene encoding methionine adenosyltransferase — protein sequence MSEVYKTFTSESVTQGHPDKVADIISDAILDAYMEQDPHAHVACETCVTTDFCLVFGEVTADANITREDIERIIRDTIIEIGYDNPELKFDGHNCEVVSLLHAQSPDIKQGVDREGEESGAGDQGMMFGYATNETDSLMPFPIDLARKLTNKLTELRETGEIPYLRPDGKAQVSVNYDKDGNVLSLDAIVLSTQHDETMSNNQEQLKADIREKLFKAVIPQELMTENTKEHINPTGVFEIGGPHGDAGLTGRKIIVDTYGGYARHGGGAFSGKDCTKVDRSACYMARYIAKNIVASGLAEKCEIQISYAIGVAEPTSVMVDTYGTEVKTSKSFDEIVRENFKLTPDGIIETLNLRSTKYKQTAKYGHFGIEGLPWEQTDKAEDLKKYIVE from the coding sequence ATGAGTGAAGTATATAAAACATTCACATCCGAATCAGTAACTCAAGGACATCCTGATAAAGTTGCTGATATTATATCTGATGCAATTTTAGATGCATACATGGAACAGGACCCTCATGCTCACGTTGCATGTGAAACTTGTGTAACAACTGATTTCTGTCTGGTATTCGGTGAAGTTACAGCAGATGCTAACATTACTAGAGAAGATATTGAAAGAATCATTAGAGACACTATCATTGAAATCGGATATGACAATCCTGAATTGAAATTTGATGGTCATAACTGTGAAGTAGTCAGTTTGCTTCATGCTCAATCTCCAGACATCAAGCAAGGTGTAGACCGTGAAGGTGAAGAAAGCGGTGCTGGAGATCAAGGTATGATGTTCGGTTATGCAACTAATGAGACTGATTCATTAATGCCATTCCCAATTGATTTGGCACGTAAGCTTACAAATAAATTAACAGAATTAAGGGAAACTGGTGAAATTCCATATTTAAGGCCTGATGGTAAAGCTCAAGTTTCCGTAAACTATGATAAGGACGGAAATGTGCTTTCATTGGATGCAATTGTTCTTTCAACCCAACATGATGAGACAATGTCCAATAATCAAGAGCAACTTAAGGCAGATATCCGTGAAAAGTTATTTAAGGCAGTCATTCCACAGGAATTAATGACCGAAAACACCAAAGAGCACATCAACCCAACCGGTGTCTTTGAAATCGGTGGTCCTCATGGTGATGCAGGATTAACCGGTCGTAAGATTATTGTAGACACCTACGGAGGATATGCAAGACACGGTGGTGGAGCATTTTCAGGTAAGGACTGCACTAAAGTGGACAGAAGCGCATGTTACATGGCAAGATACATTGCAAAGAACATTGTAGCAAGTGGGCTTGCTGAAAAATGTGAAATCCAAATTTCCTATGCAATTGGAGTTGCTGAACCGACTTCCGTTATGGTGGATACCTATGGAACTGAAGTGAAAACCAGCAAATCCTTTGATGAAATCGTTCGTGAAAACTTTAAGTTAACTCCTGATGGAATCATTGAAACCTTGAACTTAAGATCTACCAAGTATAAGCAAACCGCTAAATACGGTCACTTTGGTATTGAAGGTCTTCCATGGGAGCAAACCGATAAGGCTGAAGACTTAAAGAAATACATTGTAGAATAA
- a CDS encoding FkbM family methyltransferase, which translates to MKRSQAYYEFKQAIKLLKELYNPISSFLYYIGVKDNVIVKSKKIGSFKFDSSQRDLCHSLLLVLPYLKDSDKQKCKDFFNQASQGEIVELEKFKVVREECGIFAEEFCEYPYEFKNMEKGKIILDIGSNVGDTALDFASKGLTVYGFEPVRELYELSLKNVGLNPHLKDKTNLFNYAVSYKKGTISIDKMDSTSEYIDSEDSYEIEVITLEDILSKFNIKPTLLKMDCEGCEFDIIRNTDLSGFEEIIMEHHAGLRNDNHEDIVNILEKQGFKVNVVPLWTFDIEDIGIIHAYK; encoded by the coding sequence ATGAAAAGAAGTCAAGCTTATTATGAATTTAAACAAGCAATTAAATTATTAAAAGAGCTTTATAATCCCATTTCCTCATTTTTATATTATATAGGGGTTAAGGATAATGTAATTGTCAAATCAAAGAAAATTGGCTCATTTAAATTTGATTCAAGTCAAAGGGACCTATGCCATTCACTGTTATTGGTGTTGCCTTATTTAAAGGATTCTGATAAACAAAAATGTAAGGATTTCTTCAATCAAGCATCTCAAGGAGAAATAGTGGAACTGGAGAAATTTAAGGTTGTTCGTGAAGAATGCGGAATTTTTGCAGAGGAATTCTGTGAATATCCTTATGAGTTTAAAAATATGGAAAAGGGCAAGATAATCCTTGATATTGGATCCAATGTAGGGGATACTGCTTTGGATTTTGCAAGCAAAGGTTTAACTGTATATGGTTTTGAACCCGTAAGAGAATTATATGAATTATCTTTAAAGAATGTTGGATTAAATCCACATCTTAAGGATAAAACCAATTTATTCAACTATGCCGTTTCCTATAAAAAAGGAACAATTTCCATAGATAAAATGGATTCTACTTCAGAGTATATTGATTCTGAAGATTCTTATGAAATTGAAGTCATTACCTTGGAGGATATTTTAAGCAAATTCAATATTAAACCTACACTATTAAAAATGGATTGTGAAGGATGCGAATTTGATATCATCAGAAACACAGATCTAAGTGGTTTTGAAGAAATCATAATGGAACATCATGCAGGGTTAAGAAATGATAATCATGAGGATATTGTAAATATTTTAGAAAAACAAGGTTTTAAAGTAAATGTTGTTCCTCTTTGGACTTTTGATATAGAAGATATTGGAATTATCCACGCATATAAATAA
- a CDS encoding GtrA family protein, with protein MNLKKELLTYIIFGILTSIINIGTYLILTDVFHVYYVFSNIFAWILSVFFAYFTNRTWVFESENKNIIKEISMFYSARLFTGVIDTLLMIVFIDVLSLENTFSKLVTAVVIITLNYLFSKVIIFKKV; from the coding sequence ATGAATCTTAAAAAAGAATTACTAACTTATATAATTTTTGGAATATTAACATCAATAATAAACATAGGAACTTATTTGATATTAACAGATGTTTTTCATGTTTATTATGTATTTTCAAATATTTTTGCTTGGATACTATCTGTATTTTTCGCATATTTCACTAATAGGACATGGGTATTTGAAAGTGAAAATAAAAATATAATCAAAGAAATATCAATGTTTTATTCTGCAAGACTCTTTACAGGAGTTATAGATACATTACTGATGATAGTATTTATTGATGTTTTAAGTTTAGAAAACACATTCTCAAAATTAGTTACTGCAGTTGTAATCATCACATTAAATTATTTGTTTAGTAAAGTCATTATCTTTAAAAAAGTTTAG
- a CDS encoding glycosyltransferase family 2 protein, translated as MLLSVVVPCFNEEKSVIIFFDEIYKVLNGLDMDWEIIFINDGSRDNTLANIKDLSNKLKSIKYISFSRNFGKESALYAGLKKSKGDYVVVIDVDLQDPPNLLPEMLKIIKTEDYDIVATRRVSRKGEPVIRSLFARSFYKLINALSEINLVDGARDYRLMTRPVVDSILELDEYNRFSKGLFEWVGFKTKWIEYENVERAVGETSWSFWGLFRYSIDAIVSFSTIPLSISTFFGVLFSLMSFILILFIIIKNILYNNPVPGWPSTICIILLIGGIQLFSIGILGKYLEKTYIETKNRPIFIIKETNIDDE; from the coding sequence ATGTTGTTAAGTGTAGTTGTGCCATGTTTTAATGAAGAAAAATCTGTCATCATATTCTTTGATGAGATTTATAAAGTATTGAATGGATTAGACATGGATTGGGAAATAATTTTTATCAATGATGGTTCAAGGGATAATACTTTAGCCAATATAAAAGATTTATCTAATAAACTTAAATCAATAAAATATATTTCATTTTCAAGAAATTTTGGTAAAGAATCTGCCTTATATGCCGGTTTAAAAAAATCAAAAGGAGATTATGTGGTAGTAATTGATGTGGATTTACAGGATCCTCCTAATTTACTTCCAGAAATGTTAAAAATTATTAAAACTGAAGATTATGATATCGTAGCAACAAGAAGAGTCTCTAGAAAAGGGGAACCTGTTATACGTTCTCTTTTTGCAAGATCTTTTTATAAATTAATTAATGCATTGTCTGAAATAAATTTAGTGGATGGTGCTAGGGATTATAGGTTAATGACTAGGCCTGTAGTAGATTCAATTTTAGAATTAGATGAATATAATCGTTTTTCAAAAGGATTATTTGAATGGGTTGGATTTAAGACTAAATGGATTGAATATGAAAATGTTGAAAGGGCAGTTGGTGAAACTAGTTGGTCATTTTGGGGATTATTCAGATATTCCATAGATGCAATAGTAAGTTTTTCCACAATCCCATTATCAATTTCAACATTTTTCGGAGTTTTGTTTTCCCTAATGTCTTTTATATTGATTCTCTTTATTATTATAAAAAATATATTATACAATAACCCTGTACCTGGATGGCCTTCAACTATTTGTATCATATTGCTTATTGGTGGAATTCAGTTATTTTCCATAGGTATTTTAGGCAAATATTTAGAAAAAACATATATTGAAACTAAAAATAGGCCTATTTTTATTATAAAGGAAACAAATATTGATGATGAGTAA
- the upp gene encoding uracil phosphoribosyltransferase produces the protein MNEIVLNHPLITHKLGILRDVNTGTKEFRELVTEISTLLCYEATKDAKLEETEIETPLAKMKTGKLNEDNYAVVPILRAGMGMVEGIINVIPNAKVGHIGLYRNEETFEPVEYYYKMPDGIGDRIAMIIDPMLATGGSVSATIDRLKEDGVKAIKFLCIVAAPEGIKVIETNHPDVQIYCAVVDKGLNENKYIVPGLGDAGDRIYGTK, from the coding sequence ATGAATGAAATTGTTTTGAATCATCCATTAATAACACATAAATTAGGTATTTTAAGAGATGTAAATACTGGTACAAAAGAGTTTAGAGAGCTTGTAACAGAAATTTCCACTCTTTTGTGTTATGAGGCAACTAAAGATGCAAAGCTTGAAGAAACTGAAATTGAAACTCCTCTTGCAAAAATGAAAACCGGTAAGTTAAATGAGGATAATTATGCTGTTGTGCCTATTTTAAGGGCAGGTATGGGTATGGTGGAAGGAATCATAAATGTAATTCCTAACGCTAAAGTAGGTCATATTGGTCTCTATCGTAACGAGGAAACCTTTGAACCTGTTGAATACTACTACAAGATGCCTGATGGAATTGGTGATAGGATAGCTATGATTATCGATCCTATGCTTGCAACTGGTGGAAGTGTATCCGCTACTATAGATAGGCTTAAGGAAGATGGTGTAAAGGCAATTAAGTTTTTATGCATTGTTGCAGCTCCTGAAGGAATTAAAGTCATTGAAACAAACCATCCTGACGTTCAAATCTATTGTGCAGTGGTGGATAAGGGATTAAATGAAAATAAATATATCGTTCCAGGTCTTGGAGATGCTGGAGATAGAATCTACGGTACTAAATAA
- a CDS encoding glycosyltransferase yields the protein MKKAFEKKGFYVLLHEREDWYSIDDKVDINIVLRGLVDFRPSYDKINILWNISHPDMVSLEEYDKYDISFIASEKYAKIINNKINTPVLPLFQCTDPSVFYHEECDELEDEILFVGVTRGVFREIVRDVMETDHNVSVYGMGWEKFIDKENIKGKFIPNKDLHKNYSSCKILLNDHWEDMKIKDFPSNRLFDALACGTFIISDQIPSAISLFEGNIITYDSIDDLNNKLEYFLANDEEREKLSKKGQEIVLNNHTFDNRVDTILKCLKDLSLE from the coding sequence TTGAAAAAAGCTTTTGAAAAAAAAGGTTTTTATGTACTTTTGCATGAAAGGGAAGATTGGTATTCAATAGATGATAAAGTTGATATTAATATAGTCTTAAGAGGATTAGTAGATTTCAGACCTAGTTATGATAAAATTAATATCCTATGGAATATTTCTCACCCTGATATGGTTAGTTTAGAAGAATATGATAAATATGATATATCCTTCATAGCCTCTGAAAAATATGCAAAAATTATAAATAATAAAATTAATACTCCCGTTCTACCTCTTTTTCAATGTACTGATCCAAGTGTATTCTACCATGAAGAATGTGATGAACTTGAAGATGAAATTCTTTTTGTAGGAGTAACACGAGGTGTTTTCAGAGAGATTGTAAGAGATGTTATGGAAACTGATCATAATGTTTCTGTTTATGGTATGGGTTGGGAAAAATTTATTGATAAGGAAAATATTAAAGGGAAATTCATACCTAATAAAGATTTGCATAAAAATTATTCATCTTGTAAAATATTGTTGAATGACCATTGGGAAGATATGAAAATTAAAGATTTCCCATCAAATAGGTTATTTGATGCTTTAGCTTGTGGAACATTTATTATTTCAGATCAAATTCCCTCTGCTATTTCTTTATTTGAAGGTAATATAATCACTTATGACTCAATTGATGATTTGAATAATAAATTGGAATATTTCTTGGCTAATGATGAAGAAAGAGAAAAACTATCTAAGAAAGGTCAGGAAATAGTTTTAAATAATCATACATTTGATAATCGTGTGGATACCATTTTAAAATGTCTAAAGGACCTTTCATTAGAATAA
- a CDS encoding glycosyltransferase — protein sequence MLIIKNKIMSKFLSNSNQFKYYKNNFNKLKKENGKLKKSNVSLKKKNSSLRNELDFSNQIINDLKNFYILNKDSLKNNQSNSKKKLLYVLHSGSGGTPKNVFDISKNITVDFDIYLLTANNDDMILYHFIGNEFRKINEWTLYSGWYIEKTYIMEYSNIYLNILINYSIDMVHIHHLLFHTFDLPRLCKELEIPVILSIHDLYFICPAYTLLDGDLKFCHGKCINSRSEKNCFMPMSDISKIKNMKSFVYNWRYMVSQMFSDISYFITPTNYIKNILFENYDLDENNFSIIEHGLELNEVKEELFEIPSIEEPTKILFLGNLHPQKGINIIKELYDIDKDSNLEFHFLGFTPSYLKNIGIHHGKYDYEDLYEHIKNIKPSFIGIFSICAESFSFTLSEAWNFGIPVLVSKLGALEERVLENDGGWFINIYDMDETYNIISSIIGDQEKYCSKQKQIQNIQLKSIDSMVEDYLQIYNNINY from the coding sequence GTGCTTATCATTAAAAATAAAATAATGTCTAAATTTTTATCTAACAGTAATCAATTTAAATATTATAAAAACAATTTCAATAAATTAAAAAAAGAAAATGGTAAGTTAAAAAAGAGTAATGTTAGTTTAAAGAAGAAGAATTCTAGTTTAAGAAATGAATTAGATTTTTCTAATCAGATTATTAACGATTTAAAAAATTTTTATATTTTAAATAAAGATTCATTAAAAAATAATCAATCTAATTCAAAGAAAAAATTATTGTATGTCTTACATTCAGGGTCTGGAGGAACACCAAAGAATGTTTTTGATATTTCAAAGAATATTACTGTTGATTTTGATATTTATTTATTAACTGCAAATAATGATGATATGATATTATATCACTTTATTGGCAATGAATTTAGAAAGATAAATGAATGGACTTTATATAGTGGATGGTATATTGAAAAAACATATATCATGGAATATTCCAATATTTATCTTAATATTCTAATAAATTATTCTATTGATATGGTTCATATTCATCATTTACTGTTCCATACATTTGATTTGCCTAGATTATGTAAAGAGTTGGAAATACCTGTAATTTTATCTATTCATGATCTTTATTTTATTTGTCCTGCTTATACTTTGTTAGATGGTGATTTGAAGTTCTGTCATGGTAAATGCATTAACTCAAGGAGTGAGAAAAATTGTTTCATGCCAATGTCTGATATTTCTAAAATAAAAAATATGAAATCTTTTGTTTACAATTGGAGATATATGGTTTCTCAAATGTTTTCAGATATTTCTTATTTTATAACTCCAACAAATTATATAAAAAATATTCTATTTGAGAATTATGATTTGGATGAAAATAATTTTAGTATTATTGAACATGGTTTGGAATTGAATGAAGTTAAAGAAGAATTATTTGAGATTCCATCTATAGAAGAGCCTACAAAAATTTTATTCCTTGGAAATTTACATCCACAAAAGGGAATTAATATTATTAAAGAATTATATGATATTGATAAAGATTCAAATTTAGAATTTCATTTTTTAGGTTTTACTCCTTCTTATTTAAAGAACATAGGAATTCATCATGGAAAGTATGATTATGAAGATTTATATGAACATATAAAGAATATTAAACCCTCATTTATAGGGATTTTTTCTATTTGTGCGGAATCATTTTCTTTTACTTTATCGGAAGCATGGAATTTTGGAATACCTGTTCTTGTTAGTAAATTAGGTGCTTTAGAAGAAAGAGTTTTGGAGAATGATGGTGGTTGGTTTATAAATATATATGATATGGATGAAACTTATAATATTATTTCCTCCATCATTGGGGATCAGGAAAAATATTGTTCTAAACAAAAGCAAATTCAGAATATTCAATTAAAATCCATTGATTCCATGGTTGAAGATTATTTACAAATTTATAATAACATTAATTATTAG
- a CDS encoding glycosyltransferase yields the protein MVNVSVIMPVYNDASRLEKSINSFLKQTLIEKELICVNDGSTDNSLEVLNEFAEKYESIKVFSQENQGSGKARNLGITEAKGQYIGFLDADDFFIDDDALEKLYEEANNNDANLVTGNIKLVNEKDEFSPFANFKYYEDYESFEPQEYGIPWSFYKNIYKKDFLISNSIFFPDLLRGQDPVFLAEVLANLDMIFAVPTDVYAYFYVNGANQCNTYKKRYDHMMHYKMVFDYLKDSKFDEINHLFRYEMMGFINFIGPDGASDILNASREIFSKDSKLLRDFEDIFYFKYKNNENLKDLVNFTQNPEKPRISVVIPIYNVEQYLEEAISSLLRQTFIDFELLCVNDGSPDNSLAILEDFSKKDSRVKIINKENGGCGSARNRALEEASGEYVYFFDPDDYVLPNTLEDLYINALLNESDLVIFKIARFIDGQDIEYDSPYFDFDNVFKGVNFNRFTFDYHDAKHYVMNAAFAPWSKLYKKSFIDKYDDFRFDLGVAFDDVPFHVKSMLRAKRISFVPKFLYHYRYVNPTSVNHTSTKNKDIFKIFDLVEDFLKKNGYFEELKEEYYTFCLTHTSYYIIPSNSEEYFKLAKEKYESIDYQYVANLSQYMQKIYEYVLISENLREYKLRLDYYLASDKNLRLNKRIERLEAENKKFKKEISSSKKFKKEILSSKSWKLTKPLRKIKKLIK from the coding sequence ATGGTTAATGTTTCAGTGATTATGCCAGTGTATAATGATGCTTCCCGTCTTGAAAAATCTATTAATAGTTTCCTTAAACAAACTTTAATTGAAAAAGAGTTAATATGTGTTAATGATGGTTCTACAGACAATTCTTTAGAAGTGTTAAATGAGTTTGCTGAAAAGTATGAATCTATTAAAGTTTTCTCTCAAGAGAATCAGGGATCAGGTAAAGCAAGAAATTTGGGGATTACTGAAGCAAAGGGGCAATATATTGGTTTTTTAGATGCTGATGATTTTTTTATAGATGATGATGCTTTAGAGAAATTATATGAGGAAGCAAATAATAATGATGCAAATTTAGTTACTGGAAATATTAAATTAGTAAATGAAAAAGATGAGTTTTCTCCATTTGCAAATTTTAAATATTATGAAGATTATGAATCATTTGAACCTCAAGAGTATGGAATTCCTTGGTCTTTTTATAAGAACATATATAAAAAAGATTTTTTAATTTCTAATTCCATATTTTTCCCAGATTTATTAAGAGGGCAGGATCCGGTTTTTTTAGCTGAAGTTTTAGCTAATCTGGATATGATTTTTGCAGTACCTACAGATGTTTATGCTTATTTTTATGTTAATGGTGCTAATCAATGTAATACGTATAAAAAACGTTATGATCATATGATGCATTATAAAATGGTTTTTGATTATCTAAAAGATTCAAAATTTGATGAAATTAATCATTTATTTAGATATGAAATGATGGGATTTATTAATTTTATAGGGCCTGATGGTGCTAGTGATATTTTAAATGCTTCAAGAGAAATTTTTTCTAAGGATTCTAAGTTGTTAAGAGATTTTGAAGATATTTTTTATTTTAAATATAAAAATAATGAAAATTTAAAAGATTTAGTTAATTTCACTCAAAATCCTGAAAAACCAAGAATATCAGTTGTAATTCCTATTTATAATGTAGAACAGTATCTTGAAGAGGCAATTTCTAGTCTTTTACGTCAAACATTCATTGATTTTGAGCTTCTTTGTGTAAATGATGGATCTCCAGATAATTCTTTAGCTATTTTGGAAGATTTTTCAAAAAAAGATTCTCGTGTAAAAATTATTAATAAAGAAAATGGAGGATGTGGTTCTGCTAGAAATAGAGCATTAGAAGAAGCTTCTGGAGAATATGTCTATTTTTTCGACCCTGATGATTATGTTTTGCCTAACACACTTGAAGATTTGTATATAAATGCATTATTAAATGAATCAGATTTGGTTATTTTTAAAATAGCTAGATTCATTGATGGGCAGGATATCGAGTATGATTCTCCATATTTTGATTTTGATAATGTTTTTAAAGGAGTAAATTTTAATAGATTCACTTTCGATTATCATGATGCGAAACATTATGTTATGAATGCTGCTTTTGCCCCATGGTCTAAATTATATAAAAAATCATTTATAGATAAGTATGATGATTTTCGTTTTGATTTGGGGGTTGCTTTTGATGATGTTCCATTCCATGTAAAATCTATGTTAAGAGCAAAAAGGATTTCTTTCGTACCCAAATTTTTATATCATTATAGATATGTAAATCCTACTTCTGTTAATCACACATCTACAAAAAATAAAGATATTTTTAAGATTTTTGATTTAGTTGAAGACTTTTTAAAGAAAAATGGATATTTTGAAGAATTAAAAGAAGAATACTATACATTTTGTTTAACTCATACTTCTTATTATATAATTCCTTCTAATTCTGAGGAATATTTTAAATTAGCTAAAGAGAAATATGAAAGTATAGATTATCAATATGTTGCAAACCTTTCACAATATATGCAAAAGATTTATGAATATGTTCTTATTTCAGAGAATCTTAGAGAATATAAATTAAGATTAGATTATTATCTGGCTTCTGATAAGAATTTAAGATTAAATAAACGTATTGAACGTTTAGAAGCTGAAAATAAAAAGTTTAAAAAAGAAATTTCTTCATCAAAAAAGTTTAAAAAAGAAATTCTTTCATCAAAAAGCTGGAAATTAACTAAACCCCTAAGAAAAATTAAAAAATTAATCAAATAG